ACGGGGAGCCTTGACGAGGCCGGTATACCGGGGGCCGCGCCGGTGTGGCGGGGCCTGGAGCCCGCTCTGCTGCGGATGCGGCTGATGCTCGTGCTGGTGTGGGCGGCGGGGCTGGCCGTCGCCACCGGGCTGGTCCTGGGGCTGGCCGTGGGGCCCGCGTGGGCCGTGTTCGCGCTGGTGCCGGTGGCCGGCGGCGCATGGGGCCGGCGGCTGGTGGGGCGGAACTGGCGCTCGTGGCGGTACGCCGAGCGCGCGGACGACCTGCTGATCAGCCGCGGTGTCCTGTGGCACGAGCAGACGGTGGTGCCGTACGGGCGGATGCAGCTGGTGGAGGTCACCTCCGGGCCCGTCGAGCGGCGGTTCGGGCTGGCCACCGTGCAGCTGCACACGGCGGCCGCCGCGACCGACGCCACCATCCCCGGCCTGGACCCGGCCGAGGCGGAACGGCTGCGCGACCGGCTCACCGAGCTGGGCGAGGCACGTTCGGCGGGCCTGTGACCACCCCGGACCGCGGCGACGCGGCGGACACCACGCGCGTGTACCCCCCGGACACCCCGGCCGGCGCGGGCGCCCAGGACGCGGAGGACCGCGCGGCCGTGACCGAGCGGCGGCTGCACCCCGTCACGCCCTTCCGCCGGGCCTGGGCGCCGGTCGCCGTGCTCGCCGGGTGGGCGGTGCACGACCCGGACGCGACGCAGGCGCAGCTGGCGCGGCTGACCACCACCGCGCTGCTGCTCGGCCTCGCGGTGCTGGTGCCCGCGGCCGGTCTCTACGGATTCCTGTCCTGGTGGTTCACGCACTTCGCGGTCACCGGCACCGAACTGCGCATCCGCACGGGCCTGGTGTTCCGGCGCACCGCGCACATCCGGCTGGAGCGCATCCAGGCCGTGGACGTCTCCCGGCCCCTCCTCGCGCGCGTGGCGGGCGTCGCCAAGCTGCGGATCGACGTCGTCGGCGCCGACGACAAGGACGAACTGGCCTTCCTCGGCGAGCAGGAGGCCCGCGCGCTGCGCGCGGAACTGCTCGCGCGCGCGGCGGGTTTCGCACCCGAGACGGCGCGTGAGGTCGGCGAGGCACCGGCGCACGTACTGCTGCGCGTGCCCCCGCGCGCGCTGGCGCTGTCCCTCGCATTGACGGGCGCGCCCTGGGTCTCGCTGGGCGCCGCGCTCGTCGTACCGGCCGTGCTGTGGCTCACCACCCACAGCCTGTGGACGGTTCTCGCGACCGCCCTGCCGCTGTTC
This genomic interval from Streptomyces sp. NBC_00557 contains the following:
- a CDS encoding PH domain-containing protein yields the protein METGSLDEAGIPGAAPVWRGLEPALLRMRLMLVLVWAAGLAVATGLVLGLAVGPAWAVFALVPVAGGAWGRRLVGRNWRSWRYAERADDLLISRGVLWHEQTVVPYGRMQLVEVTSGPVERRFGLATVQLHTAAAATDATIPGLDPAEAERLRDRLTELGEARSAGL
- a CDS encoding PH domain-containing protein; this translates as MTERRLHPVTPFRRAWAPVAVLAGWAVHDPDATQAQLARLTTTALLLGLAVLVPAAGLYGFLSWWFTHFAVTGTELRIRTGLVFRRTAHIRLERIQAVDVSRPLLARVAGVAKLRIDVVGADDKDELAFLGEQEARALRAELLARAAGFAPETAREVGEAPAHVLLRVPPRALALSLALTGAPWVSLGAALVVPAVLWLTTHSLWTVLATALPLFGAAGARSAGRFAAEFDWTVSESPDGLRIDRGLLDRTHETVPPGRVQTVRLVEPLLWRRLGWVRVELDVAGSANSVLVPVAPRPVAESVLTRALPGVTVPQELSGPPRRARWCLPVWWRGQRLAVTGSVFAARHGLLRRRLSLVPHAKVQSVRLAQGPWRRLWRLAEVHVDTGAGRTVTAGLRDAEEAVRLLHAQAERSRTGRRDARPDRWMT